ATCCAGCCAGTTCGGAGGGGCGTTTCCATCGCCAGGCCCCGTGTGCGCCTTCGCCATCGGTGTCCAGCTCACGGCGATCCCGAGTGCGAGGAGGATCGCACCCAGCGGAATCGCGGCCACGAGAAAGTGCCTGAGCGGCTTCCGTGCATTCATGGCGACCTCTTGTCCTTGTGGAAGACTTCGTCCCCGTTATCCCGCAGAGGCTCGCGCATCGCCCCACCGAATGCTCGGCCGTAACGATACGGCGAGTCGCCCCCGGGTGGTACCCCCGATGTGGACTCGATTCGCCCCTTGGAAACCCTCTCCCGCCGCTGGTCGCCCGGCGCGCCCAGTGGCTGCCGTTCCAGAAGGGCGTGACCACGGCCGTGCTGCTCGGCCTCGAGGGGACGACGTACGACAAGTGCGGCTTCGTCGTGAGCGATCCCACGAAGCTCCCGAAGGACGAGAGGAAGTGGGCGCTGCACGTCCAGCTCAACTTCCGATTTCGGTCGGCGGCCGCTTGCAACGCGGTCCTCGCGGGCGGACAATCCTGGGCCAAGAGGAGGTTCGCGATGGCCGCAATCGAGTACCCGGAGATGATCACACGGCTTCCCCAGGCCGACATCGGCCTCCGCGGCGTGCGAGGGTGGATCTCCCAGGCGGCCGACCACCAGGTGGTCTTCCTCGACATCGATCCCATCGGCACGGTCCCGCCGCACAGCCATGGCGAGCAGTGGGGCATCGTGGTCGAGGGCGAGATGGAGCTGACGATCGGGGGCGAGACGCGGCGCTACGGCCCCGGCGACAGCTACCACATCCCCGCGGGGACCGTGCACGGCGCGAAGTTCCTCTCCCACTTCCGGGCGATCGACGTCTTCGCGGATCGCGAACGCTACAAGGCGGCCCGCCCTGCATAGCGCCTTCCGGGCGCTCGTAGGCCGATCGGAGTTCCTCGCCTGTTGGTCCCTCGCTTTTACAAGGCTCTCGCGGCCGAGGGAATTAACTGCGCCGACTGCCCCGCGGTCGCCGCTCCGGCGGAGCGCCGCCTCAACTGGAACGATTTGGAGCGGTAACTCGAGGCTTACGTCTGGCCGGACGAGGTCCACACACCCTTGGGGCCGGACGGGAAGCCCGAGG
The Terriglobia bacterium DNA segment above includes these coding regions:
- a CDS encoding cupin domain-containing protein, with the protein product MAAIEYPEMITRLPQADIGLRGVRGWISQAADHQVVFLDIDPIGTVPPHSHGEQWGIVVEGEMELTIGGETRRYGPGDSYHIPAGTVHGAKFLSHFRAIDVFADRERYKAARPA